Genomic segment of Nitrosopumilaceae archaeon AB1(1):
TATGGATTTATGAATCGTGTTTTGATATCTCCTATATCTAGATCATCGATTGCACTTGGTAAAATGCTTGCAATATCCTTAATTGCAACTTTACAGGCTACGATGATTTTAGGTATTGCGTTTGCAATTGGTGTTAGGATCCCTGATCCTTTTACTATCTTGATTATAATTGGTACTGTGATAATATTCTCACTTGGATTCTCTGGAGTCTCTGTCACTATAGCTGCAATTGCAAAATCCCAAGAAACATTTTGGGCTTTTATAAATTTTTTAGGCATGCCTCTGTTTATGCTTAGTCCTGCATTATTCCCATTAGAATTATTACCCTCCTGGCTTGCTTTTCTAGCAAAATTTAATCCAGTGACTTATGCTGTTCTACTCATTCGTGATCTCATGGCAGGTGTTTCTAGTAGTGTTCCGTTATCATCTAGTTTGATAGTTATTGTTTTATTTGCCATTTGCATGATTGGAATTACAAGTTTTGTATTTACCCGTGAAGTGAGTAAACCGGTTTAACTGATTTCATGATTGATGTGTCTAATTTGGACTCATTCTGTGTTTAGCTAGTCATACAAGTATCTAAAATTGACTAAATTTGTAATATTTACTAACTATTGATAACTTGTTATTTATAAAACGATATTTTTTGTTGAATAAAATTATACTGATAAGTTTGATACATCTATGCCTTGTCGCATTCTCTGTAAACATGGCATCAGTTGATTCTGGATATTCCTATATTACCGAGTGGGGCTCTCATGGTGCTGATACTGATAAATTTCTTTCACCACAACATCTAACAACAGATCCAAATGGTAATGTCTATGTGTATGATTCTGGAAGTAATGGTTTTAAAAAATTTAACAGTGACGGTGAATATTTACTAGCATGGACTAGTTCAAACATATTTCACATATCTGGAATTGTAGCAGATGATGAATATCTTTATGTAACTGATGAGAGATTAAATAATGTACAAAAATTTACACATGATGGTCTTTTTATTTCTAAATGGGGCACTGTTGGTTCTAGTGATGGTAAATTTATACAACCTAAAGGTATTGCACAAGATTTAGATAAAAATATCTATGTAATAGATTCTGGTAATAATAGAATTCAAGTATTTACATCCAATGGGACATTTATACTATTATTTGGACAAGATACATTTGAAACTAAAATATTTGTATCTCTTAATGATATTGCTGTAGATTCTTCTAACAATGTATATGTGACAGATGCACGTAACTCTGCTATCTATGTATTTAATTCACTTGGAAATTATGTAAATGAATTTGGACCAAATGCTGGAGGTCGTCATATGGCACCCTTGGGGATGGCAGTAGATGATTCTGATAATATCTATGTTGTAGATCCGTCTAATCAACGAGTGATATTG
This window contains:
- a CDS encoding ABC transporter permease, with product MILNDTYTIFWREVKRYRKSKHAVLIRLIQPAIWIIVVGNTFAGTKPLIESVGFAGEYVEFITPGIIILTAIFTSIFGGINTVWDRRYGFMNRVLISPISRSSIALGKMLAISLIATLQATMILGIAFAIGVRIPDPFTILIIIGTVIIFSLGFSGVSVTIAAIAKSQETFWAFINFLGMPLFMLSPALFPLELLPSWLAFLAKFNPVTYAVLLIRDLMAGVSSSVPLSSSLIVIVLFAICMIGITSFVFTREVSKPV
- a CDS encoding 6-bladed beta-propeller: MIHLCLVAFSVNMASVDSGYSYITEWGSHGADTDKFLSPQHLTTDPNGNVYVYDSGSNGFKKFNSDGEYLLAWTSSNIFHISGIVADDEYLYVTDERLNNVQKFTHDGLFISKWGTVGSSDGKFIQPKGIAQDLDKNIYVIDSGNNRIQVFTSNGTFILLFGQDTFETKIFVSLNDIAVDSSNNVYVTDARNSAIYVFNSLGNYVNEFGPNAGGRHMAPLGMAVDDSDNIYVVDPSNQRVILFDFTGLLVASFGILGTADGQFNYPNDITVSSDYSIYVSDLNLKRIQKFTSPLRAYFLEQSALTVSDVTLSTDTPQSASNARSESSVLTSISDDFTAPIIYPPNDLVIEATGILTTLSIGEAVAIDESGIADITK